Proteins found in one Streptomyces sp. CB09001 genomic segment:
- a CDS encoding peptidylprolyl isomerase, with the protein MRFRHRRSGTLDLALALQRELIGRTGSWEPTFLPRPVVPEADLYRDGLRSWARTLGSGLPAFLAAAQRPEDLAALVDDDRLRPGTELVTTALTAAAPTLAEALPAFEELRKQGAAAVDDFLGDGRHLAPLGAALGTAETGRTLDLHLVPLAPAPPATGFLTDVGTVTGLYADCRRFRGSTLADAVLTMLGWAQLKSGALPDGHLSTELVRRLPGSAPYQRRLRIVLTKIVVELTAGHLVRARDPAHRPCADVLGTKWRYTRLYSVAERHWPRHLDGDIGRDEALTLIAADLRAHSPRWFVDSVDPSSLAADFYLLEWLTAAGDRRAGVRLSSWLPHLCAELAGHLDNVIGNELGHYERVRTRHHPRDLADFITEINQGDSRVTWQRLRRERGHGPALRLATDAFAGPGVEFGGEAWAPVAAMMRRYVQYELPDRVFVDQCFTLEHNNGSLFDKYHDTTTMRAVLDAQAATDLDTLLAHASAEVRELWRAHRLDSLEGHPVWLGSPPPPPPPPPPLSSASSPSSPSALEYGAPGTVGCGDRGEPDEFAPRGDPLRDAPVRVRRTPARRPFSASLRTYRTLAAVLHTRCGDIHLALRPDETPYTADNFVGLATGGRAWTDPLTGDPGRGGFYDGTVFHRRVPGFVVQGGDRLGTGHGSAGYRIPDEIRPDRGFEQPFQLAMANLGRDSTGSQFFITLAPAPRLNGQYTIFGQVADDRSEDVVRAIAAAPTAVRLDRVTIAAD; encoded by the coding sequence GTGAGATTCCGGCACCGGCGCAGCGGCACGCTCGACCTCGCCCTCGCGCTGCAGCGCGAGCTGATCGGGCGCACCGGCTCCTGGGAACCCACCTTCCTGCCCAGACCGGTCGTCCCGGAGGCAGACCTGTACCGCGACGGTCTGCGGTCCTGGGCGCGGACCCTCGGCTCCGGGCTCCCCGCGTTCCTGGCCGCCGCCCAGCGGCCGGAGGACCTCGCCGCCCTCGTCGACGACGACCGCCTCCGGCCCGGAACGGAACTCGTCACCACCGCGCTGACCGCGGCCGCCCCCACCCTCGCGGAGGCCCTCCCCGCGTTCGAGGAGCTTCGCAAGCAGGGCGCCGCGGCCGTCGACGACTTCCTCGGGGACGGGCGTCACCTGGCACCCCTCGGCGCGGCCCTGGGCACCGCCGAGACCGGGCGGACCCTGGACCTCCACCTGGTGCCGCTCGCCCCGGCCCCGCCCGCCACGGGTTTCCTGACCGACGTGGGCACGGTCACCGGCCTGTACGCCGACTGCCGCCGCTTCCGCGGATCGACGCTCGCGGACGCCGTACTGACCATGCTGGGCTGGGCGCAGCTGAAGTCCGGTGCGCTTCCGGACGGCCATCTGTCCACCGAACTGGTGCGGCGACTGCCGGGCAGCGCGCCGTACCAGCGCCGGCTGCGGATCGTCCTGACGAAGATCGTCGTGGAGCTGACGGCGGGTCACCTGGTCCGTGCGCGGGATCCCGCCCACCGTCCCTGCGCCGATGTGCTCGGCACCAAGTGGCGCTACACGCGGCTGTACTCCGTGGCCGAACGGCACTGGCCCCGCCACCTGGACGGCGACATCGGCCGCGACGAGGCACTGACCCTGATCGCCGCGGACCTCCGCGCCCACAGCCCCCGCTGGTTCGTCGACTCCGTCGACCCGTCCTCGCTCGCCGCGGACTTCTACCTGCTGGAGTGGCTGACCGCGGCGGGCGACCGCAGGGCCGGAGTACGGCTGTCCTCATGGCTGCCCCACCTGTGTGCCGAGCTGGCGGGGCACCTGGACAACGTGATCGGCAACGAACTCGGCCACTACGAACGGGTCAGGACCCGGCACCACCCGCGGGACCTGGCCGACTTCATCACGGAGATCAACCAGGGCGACAGCCGCGTCACCTGGCAGCGGCTGCGCCGCGAGCGGGGACACGGCCCGGCACTGCGGCTCGCCACCGACGCCTTCGCCGGTCCGGGCGTCGAGTTCGGCGGCGAGGCGTGGGCCCCGGTGGCCGCCATGATGCGGCGCTACGTCCAGTACGAACTGCCCGACCGGGTCTTCGTCGACCAGTGCTTCACCCTGGAGCACAACAACGGCTCGCTCTTCGACAAATACCACGACACGACGACCATGCGCGCGGTGCTCGACGCCCAGGCGGCGACCGACCTCGACACGCTGCTGGCCCACGCCTCGGCGGAGGTCCGCGAGCTGTGGCGGGCCCACCGCCTGGACTCGCTGGAGGGCCACCCGGTGTGGCTCGGTTCGCCGCCCCCGCCCCCGCCCCCGCCTCCGCCGCTCTCGTCCGCCTCGTCCCCCTCGTCCCCGTCGGCCCTGGAGTACGGCGCCCCGGGCACGGTCGGATGCGGCGACCGCGGTGAACCGGACGAGTTCGCCCCACGGGGCGACCCGCTGCGCGACGCCCCGGTACGGGTCCGCCGGACACCCGCCCGCCGCCCCTTCTCCGCCTCCTTGCGGACCTACCGGACGCTGGCCGCGGTCCTGCACACCCGGTGCGGCGACATCCACCTCGCCCTGCGCCCCGACGAAACCCCCTACACCGCGGACAACTTCGTGGGCCTGGCGACCGGGGGCCGGGCCTGGACCGACCCCTTGACCGGAGACCCCGGCCGCGGCGGCTTCTACGACGGCACGGTCTTCCACCGCCGAGTGCCGGGGTTCGTCGTCCAGGGCGGCGACCGGCTGGGGACCGGGCACGGCAGCGCCGGATACCGGATACCCGACGAGATCCGCCCGGACCGGGGATTCGAGCAGCCCTTCCAGCTCGCCATGGCGAACCTCGGCCGGGACAGCACCGGCTCGCAGTTCTTCATCACGCTCGCTCCGGCGCCCCGGCTGAACGGGCAGTACACGATCTTCGGGCAGGTGGCGGACGACCGGTCCGAGGACGTGGTCCGCGCCATCGCCGCGGCACCGACGGCGGTCCGGCTCGACCGGGTGACGATCGCGGCCGACTAG
- a CDS encoding RraA family protein produces MFIAAATDGVSVAPSWDRAAAAGTRRLGEVPAAHVGDALERMTVMDGGIRLLTERATLLGNALTVDVRSGDNLAVHRALDEARPGDVLVVNGHGDTTRALVGDLIGEIMVNAGVTGAVVDGAVRDVQALSEMGLTVYARAITPAGPFKDGPGAVGAPVAVGGMVVEAGDVLVGDADGVVVVPRRRVREAVEAVDGIGEKEDALRGRILAARPDRAVAAR; encoded by the coding sequence GTGTTCATTGCTGCGGCGACGGACGGCGTGTCCGTCGCTCCGAGCTGGGACCGCGCTGCCGCGGCCGGGACGCGCCGGCTGGGGGAGGTGCCGGCCGCCCACGTCGGCGACGCGCTGGAGCGGATGACCGTCATGGACGGCGGCATCCGGCTGCTCACCGAGCGCGCCACCCTCCTGGGCAACGCCCTCACGGTGGACGTGCGCTCGGGCGACAACCTCGCCGTCCACCGGGCGCTCGACGAGGCCCGGCCGGGCGACGTCCTGGTCGTCAACGGCCACGGAGACACCACCCGCGCGCTGGTCGGCGACCTCATCGGCGAGATCATGGTGAACGCCGGGGTCACCGGTGCCGTGGTCGACGGCGCGGTCCGCGACGTACAGGCCCTGTCCGAGATGGGCCTGACCGTGTACGCGCGGGCGATCACCCCCGCCGGCCCCTTCAAGGACGGTCCGGGTGCCGTCGGGGCCCCGGTGGCGGTCGGCGGCATGGTGGTGGAGGCCGGCGACGTGCTCGTCGGTGACGCCGACGGTGTGGTCGTCGTACCGCGGCGACGCGTGCGCGAGGCCGTGGAGGCGGTCGACGGGATCGGCGAGAAGGAGGACGCGCTCCGCGGGCGCATCCTCGCCGCGCGCCCCGACCGCGCGGTGGCGGCCCGATGA